In Citrus sinensis cultivar Valencia sweet orange chromosome 4, DVS_A1.0, whole genome shotgun sequence, one DNA window encodes the following:
- the LOC102618839 gene encoding probable L-gulonolactone oxidase 6, with protein MAYTVCTARSLFRSKCVIFLLLFIAVNGSPPEDPIKCSSNNNSSCTITNSYGMFPDRSVCKAANVAYPASEQELISIVAAAAMAKTRIKVATRFSHSIPKLVCPAGQEGLLISTKHLNRVLKLDVQAMTVTVESGVTLRQVIEESAKAGLALPYGPYWWGLTVGGMLGTGAHGSSLWGRGSSVHDYAVEIRIVTPGNPEEEFVNVRVLNESHQDFYAAKVSLGVLGVISQVTLKLEPLFKRSIAYVQKSDSDLGDQAAIFGHRHEFADITWYPSQRKAAYRVDDRISSNTSGNGLYNFFPFRPMLSVAMAVVRATEENQESLRDADGKCIGGKLVTSTLNAFAFGLTNDGVVFAGYPVIGYQNRLQSSGTCLDSAEDSMITGCGWDPRINGEFFHQTTFSVALSVVKNFIQDIQKLVQMEPKALCGLELYNGIIMRYVKASNAYLGKQEDSLDFDIMYYRSKDPMAPRLYEDVLEEIEQLAVFKYGGLPHWGKNRNLVFDGVIKKYKNAGEFLKVKQKFDPLGLFSSEWTDQMLGLKDGVMIFKEGCALEGLCICSQDIHCAPSKGYFCRPGKVYKDARVCTRLSSDFCFCESCD; from the exons atGGCATATACTGTGTGTACTGCTCGGAGTTTATTCAGATCAAAATgtgtaattttcttattactcTTTATAGCCGTAAATGGCAGCCCGCCAGAGGATCCAATCAAATGTTCGTCAAACAATAATTCAAGCTGTACGATCACAAACTCATACGGTATGTTCCCCGATCGAAGCGTGTGTAAAGCAGCAAATGTAGCGTACCCAGCTTCAGAGCAAGAGCTGATATCAAtagtagcagcagcagcaatggCCAAAACAAGAATCAAAGTGGCTACACGTTTCTCTCACAGCATTCCCAAGCTCGTTTGCCCAGCTGGCCAAGAGGGCTTGCTAATAAGCACAAAACATCTTAACCGCGTATTGAAACTTGATGTGCAAGCAATGACTGTAACAGTAGAGAGTGGCGTGACATTGAGGCAGGTCATTGAGGAGTCGGCTAAGGCCGGGCTGGCCTTGCCGTATGGGCCGTATTGGTGGGGGCTGACCGTGGGCGGCATGCTTGGGACAGGCGCCCATGGAAGCTCTCTGTGGGGTAGAGGGAGCTCTGTTCATGATTACGCTGTCGAGATAAGAATTGTAACTCCGGGAAATCCTGAAGAGGAATTTGTTAACGTGAGAGTgctcaatgaaagtcaccaaGATTTCTATGCAGCTAAAGTATCACTTGGTGTTCTTGGTGTTATTTCTCAG GTTACGCTCAAGTTGGAACCGCTCTTCAAGAGGTCAATCGCATACGTGCAAAAGAGTGATTCTGATCTTGGTGATCAAGCCGCTATTTTTGGGCATCGACATGAGTTTGCAGACATAACTTGGTACCCAAGTCAACGAAAGGCAGCCTATCGAGTTGATGATCGCATTTCCTCAAACACTTCCGGCAATGGCTTGTATAATTTCTTTCCATTCCGCCCCATGCTTTCAGTTGCTATGGCTGTCGTCAGAGCTACAG AGGAGAATCAAGAATCGTTACGTGATGCTGATGGCAAGTGCATCGGGGGAAAACTTGTTACCTCAACTCTCAATGCTTTCGCATTTGGTTTGACAAACGATG GTGTAGTCTTTGCTGGGTACCCAGTTATAGGATATCAAAATCGTCTTCAATCATCAGGAACTTGCCTTGATAGTGCAGAAGATTCAATGATCACAGGCTGCGGTTGGGATCCCAGAATCAATGGCGAATTCTTTCATCAAACAACATTCAGCGTTGCATTATCCGTCgttaaaaatttcatacaaGATATTCAAAAACTAGTTCAAATGGAGCCTAAAGCACTGTGTGGCTTAGAACTTTACAATGGGATTATCATGCGTTATGTTAAAGCATCAAATGCTTACTTGGGCAAACAAGAGGATTCGTTAGACTTTGATATCATGTATTACAGAAGCAAGGACCCAATGGCTCCAAGGCTTTATGAAGATGTGCTCGAAGAAATTGAGCAACTCGCTGTGTTCAAATATGGGGGGCTGCCCCATTGGGGAAAGAACAGAAACTTAGTGTTTGATGGAGTCATTAAGAAGTACAAAAATGCAGGAGAATTTTTAAAGGTTAAACAGAAATTTGACCCCTTAGGTCTCTTCTCTAGTGAGTGGACAGATCAAATGCTTGGATTGAAAGATGGTGTGATGATATTCAAAGAGGGTTGTGCATTAGAAGGATTGTGTATATGTTCACAAGACATTCACTGTGCCCCAAGTAAAGGCTATTTTTGTAGGCCGGGCAAAGTTTATAAGGATGCTAGAGTGTGTACTCGTTTAAGTTCTGACTTCTGCTTCTGCGAGTCGTGTgattaa